Proteins encoded by one window of Microaerobacter geothermalis:
- a CDS encoding respiratory chain complex I subunit 1 family protein: MLETIIFVLLQLVLILFTAPLLQGIIKKTKALLQSRKGPMIFQPYYDLWKYMKKDLVISHHASWLTRATPYIVFSALITAGLLIPTFSNRVPLQFAGDFIAFVYLIGLARFFTALTALDAGSAFGGMGASREMALSAIAEIAFLLAVFSVTIPFQTTNLETVASGLASGGWEIITPSHILSLLAMILVVITETGRIPVDNPDTHLELTMIHEGMLLEYSGRQLGLMVWGSLIKQFLIISLLANLFFPWGMSGEGWSIFLSLILFLIKIFFLGILLAIIETSYAKIRLFQVPKLLGTSMVMSLLAILTQFIF, from the coding sequence ATGCTGGAAACGATTATATTTGTTCTTTTGCAATTGGTTCTGATTCTTTTCACTGCCCCGCTGCTGCAGGGGATCATTAAGAAAACAAAGGCGCTTTTACAATCAAGGAAGGGGCCAATGATCTTTCAACCCTATTATGACTTATGGAAATATATGAAAAAGGACTTGGTGATTTCCCATCATGCTTCCTGGCTGACAAGGGCCACACCTTATATCGTCTTTTCCGCCTTGATCACGGCTGGTTTGTTGATCCCCACCTTTTCCAACCGGGTACCGTTACAGTTTGCCGGCGATTTTATCGCATTTGTCTATTTGATCGGGTTGGCCCGTTTTTTTACGGCGCTCACTGCCCTGGACGCGGGAAGCGCCTTTGGAGGAATGGGAGCGAGCCGGGAGATGGCCTTATCTGCCATTGCTGAAATTGCTTTTTTACTGGCAGTTTTTTCGGTGACGATCCCCTTTCAAACCACCAACTTAGAAACGGTAGCCTCCGGACTGGCCTCAGGAGGCTGGGAAATCATCACTCCTTCCCATATTCTTTCACTTCTGGCAATGATCCTGGTGGTCATCACAGAAACCGGACGAATACCTGTGGATAATCCCGATACCCATCTGGAGTTAACGATGATCCATGAAGGGATGCTGTTGGAATACTCGGGAAGACAGCTGGGATTAATGGTGTGGGGATCATTGATCAAACAATTTTTGATCATTAGCTTGCTGGCTAATTTATTCTTCCCCTGGGGTATGTCAGGAGAAGGTTGGAGCATTTTCCTTTCCCTTATTTTGTTTTTGATAAAAATATTTTTTCTCGGAATTTTGCTGGCCATCATTGAAACCAGCTATGCCAAGATTCGCCTCTTTCAAGTGCCGAAATTGCTAGGCACTTCCATGGTGATGTCTTTGTTGGCCATATTGACTCAATTTATTTTTTAG
- a CDS encoding hydrogenase, producing MNLDILSLLLLIASVLILQVKKISSAVKLLSFQSVILAFLAGMMAYLTDISHLFIIAILTLLIKALVIPYILLHTIIKIDIKREVERFMGRQATLLAAFILVILGYYVTSRLELPTGESTGQFLPASIILILHGAYTMITHKKAIMQGIGLITIENGLFLLAMTLTYGMPMFVELGIFFDLLIAVIIIGLLSYRINTTFESLNTDKLQNLKG from the coding sequence ATGAACCTGGATATCCTTTCCCTTTTGCTTTTGATCGCTTCTGTTCTCATTTTGCAAGTGAAAAAAATAAGCTCTGCGGTGAAGCTACTCTCCTTTCAATCGGTCATACTGGCCTTCCTTGCAGGGATGATGGCTTACCTGACGGATATTTCCCATCTGTTTATTATTGCGATTTTGACGTTATTGATTAAGGCTCTGGTCATACCCTACATTCTGTTGCACACCATTATTAAAATCGACATAAAACGGGAAGTAGAACGTTTCATGGGAAGACAAGCCACTTTACTGGCTGCTTTTATTCTGGTGATTCTGGGTTATTATGTTACTTCCAGGTTAGAACTTCCCACCGGGGAGAGTACCGGACAGTTTTTGCCTGCTTCGATTATTCTTATTCTTCACGGCGCTTATACCATGATCACCCATAAGAAGGCGATTATGCAGGGCATTGGTTTAATCACCATTGAAAATGGCCTGTTCCTACTGGCTATGACCCTTACCTACGGAATGCCGATGTTTGTAGAACTGGGCATCTTCTTCGATCTTCTGATCGCGGTGATTATCATTGGACTTCTTTCCTATCGAATCAATACAACCTTTGAGAGTTTAAATACGGACAAACTTCAGAATTTGAAGGGATGA
- a CDS encoding hydrogenase 4 subunit F, whose protein sequence is MSFILTLLIAPIITGLLTWSISHRKTANLIHLVGSLVTLGSGLILSYMVFIGNPIVNGNRFIYVDSLSALLIVIITVVGFTASLFSIGYMGRELAEGVISEKEYHRYYLWFHLFISTMLAVVITNNIGFMWIAIESTTLVSALLVAFYRKGNALEAAWKYMIMGSLGIALALLGVIFLYTSGLDFLGKEETALNWTTLAETASQLNPQWVEWAFIFILVGFGTKAGLAPLHFWLPDAHSQAPSPISAVLSGVLLNTALYGIIRIFIIANQTLDGGAEKWLLAFGLFSVAITVPFILVQHDFKRMLAYSSVEHIGVITLGLGIGGTLGFFGALLHMFNHSMAKSLMFLAAGNVNQKFHTKMMDRISGVVKAMPVSGPVLLMGTFALSGVPPFSIFLSEFTIMLAGFREGKAWASILLIIFIVFIFSGMIYYISKMVFGNRPVKVEKGEISHWSSAALFIPLIFIILLGIYIPPFFQESLGKITILLKGGQ, encoded by the coding sequence ATGTCTTTCATATTGACTCTTCTTATTGCACCTATTATTACCGGTTTATTGACCTGGTCAATATCTCACCGAAAAACAGCAAATTTGATCCATTTGGTTGGGTCCCTAGTTACTCTCGGTTCGGGACTTATCTTATCCTATATGGTATTCATTGGAAATCCCATTGTTAATGGGAACCGATTTATTTACGTGGACTCTCTAAGTGCACTCCTAATTGTTATCATTACAGTGGTTGGTTTCACTGCTTCCCTCTTTTCTATCGGCTACATGGGACGGGAATTAGCAGAAGGGGTGATCAGCGAGAAGGAGTATCATCGCTATTATCTGTGGTTTCACTTGTTTATCTCAACCATGCTTGCCGTGGTGATCACCAACAATATCGGTTTCATGTGGATTGCTATTGAGTCTACCACCCTCGTTTCCGCCCTGTTGGTGGCCTTTTATAGAAAAGGCAATGCCCTGGAAGCGGCATGGAAGTACATGATCATGGGGAGCTTGGGAATCGCCTTGGCGTTGCTAGGTGTGATTTTTCTCTATACTTCCGGACTTGATTTTTTGGGAAAAGAAGAAACAGCCCTCAATTGGACGACATTGGCTGAGACTGCTTCACAGTTGAATCCCCAATGGGTGGAATGGGCCTTTATTTTTATTCTGGTTGGCTTTGGAACAAAGGCGGGATTGGCTCCTCTTCATTTTTGGCTTCCCGATGCCCACAGCCAGGCTCCTTCTCCAATAAGCGCCGTCCTCTCCGGGGTGCTCCTTAATACAGCCCTTTATGGAATCATTCGCATTTTTATTATTGCCAACCAAACACTGGATGGCGGAGCGGAGAAGTGGCTACTTGCTTTTGGTCTGTTTTCGGTGGCAATAACGGTACCCTTCATCCTGGTTCAGCATGATTTTAAACGAATGCTAGCATACTCCAGTGTTGAGCATATTGGAGTCATTACCCTTGGGCTGGGTATTGGAGGAACTCTTGGTTTTTTCGGGGCACTCCTTCACATGTTTAACCATTCCATGGCTAAATCCCTGATGTTTTTAGCTGCCGGAAATGTGAATCAAAAATTCCACACCAAGATGATGGACAGAATTTCCGGTGTCGTAAAAGCCATGCCCGTTTCAGGACCGGTTCTTTTGATGGGTACCTTTGCCTTGAGTGGTGTACCGCCATTCAGTATATTCTTGAGCGAATTCACGATTATGCTGGCTGGCTTTAGGGAAGGGAAAGCCTGGGCGAGTATTCTGTTGATTATTTTCATCGTCTTCATTTTTTCCGGAATGATTTACTATATTTCCAAAATGGTATTTGGAAATAGGCCAGTCAAAGTGGAAAAAGGAGAAATCAGTCATTGGTCTTCGGCAGCCCTGTTTATTCCCCTTATCTTTATCATTCTGTTGGGAATCTATATTCCGCCTTTTTTCCAGGAATCACTGGGCAAGATTACCATCCTTTTGAAGGGGGGACAATAA